One segment of Candidatus Neomarinimicrobiota bacterium DNA contains the following:
- a CDS encoding helix-turn-helix transcriptional regulator: MNTKSPKQLGATIRARRRQLKVTQKDLALTCGTGLRFIIDLEKGKSTCQIGKILQVLQALGLKLQISNPSTDTDQDEET, from the coding sequence ATGAATACTAAAAGTCCAAAGCAGCTTGGCGCTACTATTCGCGCAAGGCGTAGACAGTTGAAGGTCACCCAGAAGGATCTGGCACTGACCTGTGGTACGGGTTTACGCTTTATTATTGATCTTGAGAAAGGTAAGTCAACCTGCCAAATCGGAAAGATCTTACAGGTTCTCCAGGCTCTAGGGCTCAAACTCCAGATCAGCAACCCTAGCACTGACACTGATCAAGATGAAGAGACATGA